Proteins co-encoded in one Streptomyces sp. NBC_01283 genomic window:
- a CDS encoding amino acid permease, which yields MTSDRERQESAAPVPAAGSDEARLAQLGYTQVLARRMSAFSNYAVSFTIISVLSGCLTMYLFGMNTGGPALITWGWVGVGLMTLFVGLAMAEICSAYPTSAGLYFWAHRLAPTRTAAAWAWFTGWFNVLGQVAVTAGIDFGAASFLGAYLNLQFDFQVTEGRTILLFAAILVLHGLLNTFGVRIVGLLNSVSVWWHVFGVAVIVGALAFSPDSHQSASFVFTEFVNNTGWGSGLYVVLIGLLMAQYTFTGYDASAHMTEETHDASTAGPKGIVRSIWTSWIAGFVLLLGFTFAIQSYDGARESATGAPPAQILLDALGATTGKLLLLVVIGAQLFCGMASVTANSRMIYAFSRDGALPFSHIWHTVNPRTRTPVAAVWLAALGALVLGLPYLINVTAYAAVTSIAVIGLYIAYVIPTFLRLRKGAAFERGPWHLGRWSRPIGIVAVAWVGVITVLFMLPQVSPVTWETFNYAPIAVLAVLGSAATWWFASARHWFLNPDHERTAAREAARRGAPEPADP from the coding sequence ATGACAAGTGACAGAGAGCGGCAGGAGTCAGCAGCACCCGTACCCGCCGCCGGGTCCGACGAGGCGCGCCTCGCTCAGCTCGGTTACACCCAGGTCCTCGCGCGGCGCATGTCCGCGTTCTCCAACTACGCGGTCTCGTTCACGATCATCTCGGTCCTGTCCGGCTGCCTGACCATGTACCTGTTCGGCATGAACACCGGCGGCCCCGCCCTGATCACCTGGGGGTGGGTCGGGGTCGGACTGATGACGCTGTTCGTGGGTCTTGCCATGGCGGAGATCTGTTCCGCCTATCCGACCTCCGCCGGCCTCTACTTCTGGGCGCACCGGCTCGCGCCCACCCGTACGGCCGCGGCCTGGGCGTGGTTCACGGGGTGGTTCAACGTGCTGGGGCAGGTCGCCGTCACCGCCGGGATCGACTTCGGCGCGGCCTCGTTCCTCGGCGCGTATCTGAATCTGCAGTTCGACTTCCAGGTCACCGAGGGGCGGACGATCCTGCTCTTCGCCGCGATCCTCGTGCTCCACGGGCTGCTCAACACCTTCGGGGTGCGCATCGTCGGGCTGCTGAACAGCGTCAGCGTCTGGTGGCACGTGTTCGGGGTCGCCGTCATCGTCGGCGCGCTCGCCTTCTCGCCCGACTCGCATCAGTCGGCGTCCTTCGTCTTCACCGAGTTCGTCAACAACACGGGGTGGGGGAGCGGGCTGTACGTGGTGCTCATCGGGTTGCTGATGGCCCAGTACACCTTCACCGGGTACGACGCCTCCGCCCACATGACCGAGGAGACCCACGACGCGTCGACCGCCGGGCCCAAGGGCATCGTCCGGTCCATCTGGACGTCCTGGATCGCCGGATTCGTGCTGCTGCTCGGCTTCACGTTCGCCATCCAGTCGTACGACGGGGCCCGGGAGTCGGCCACGGGCGCGCCCCCTGCCCAGATCCTGCTGGACGCCCTCGGCGCGACCACCGGCAAGCTCCTCCTGCTCGTCGTCATCGGAGCCCAGCTCTTCTGCGGCATGGCCTCCGTGACCGCCAACTCCCGCATGATCTACGCCTTCTCGCGCGACGGAGCGCTGCCGTTCTCGCACATCTGGCACACGGTCAACCCGCGTACGCGCACACCCGTCGCGGCCGTCTGGCTCGCGGCGCTCGGCGCGCTCGTCCTGGGTCTGCCCTATCTGATCAATGTCACGGCGTACGCGGCGGTGACGTCCATCGCCGTCATCGGGCTCTACATCGCGTACGTCATCCCGACCTTCCTGCGGCTGCGCAAGGGCGCCGCATTCGAGCGCGGGCCCTGGCACTTGGGCCGCTGGTCGCGTCCGATCGGCATCGTCGCGGTGGCCTGGGTCGGCGTGATCACCGTCCTCTTCATGCTGCCGCAGGTCTCGCCGGTCACCTGGGAGACCTTCAACTACGCCCCGATCGCCGTTCTTGCCGTGTTGGGCTCCGCCGCGACCTGGTGGTTCGCTTCGGCCAGGCACTGGTTCCTGAACCCGGACCACGAGCGCACGGCGGCCCGCGAGGCGGCCCGGCGCGGGGCGCCCGAACCGGCCGATCCCTGA
- a CDS encoding helix-turn-helix domain-containing protein — MNKSIGDRIRVFREFRDVTQEQLAARSGVSVDTIRKLEQGIRQSARITTLRALARALDVQLERLLGQPTVTHQLTEDGGLIALRDAIQDIDALPGVPLDGDPEAPPTADAWVSSIRHATGQYWSGDYSELSSTLPMLLRDGRAVARETPTERVWQQLALAYQIAASLATQAGHPDWAFGAVEKQLTAAQRASDPLAEGMGVSTLSWVLLRQGRWEQAQAVAEKKADDLEPSFRRGSAEHLAVYGNLLVAAATPAARRDQHDEALHLLTTAESAAIRSGSVRAYGSAFSVADVRTQKVNIALAGTESHPEKALRMAREVDLDSISRPVHSASHRVDVAQAKYQTGDHEGALSTLLEVEEDQPEWIKFQTLAAATVAEMLEAERRRNARLRGLASRLGVDPTL; from the coding sequence ATGAACAAGAGCATTGGCGACCGCATCCGTGTCTTCCGGGAGTTCCGGGACGTCACTCAAGAACAGCTCGCGGCGCGCTCCGGCGTATCGGTGGACACGATCCGCAAACTGGAGCAGGGAATCAGGCAGTCCGCACGCATCACGACTCTGCGCGCCCTCGCGAGAGCTCTGGATGTCCAGCTTGAGCGCCTGCTAGGACAGCCAACTGTGACTCACCAACTCACCGAAGATGGCGGCCTGATCGCTCTACGGGACGCTATTCAGGACATCGACGCCCTGCCCGGCGTACCCCTCGACGGCGACCCCGAGGCGCCGCCGACCGCCGACGCGTGGGTGTCCAGCATCCGCCACGCTACCGGCCAGTACTGGTCAGGGGACTACTCCGAGCTGTCCAGCACCTTGCCCATGCTTCTGCGTGATGGCCGAGCCGTCGCCCGCGAGACACCCACTGAGCGCGTCTGGCAACAGCTCGCCCTCGCCTACCAGATCGCCGCGTCTCTGGCGACGCAGGCCGGGCATCCCGACTGGGCATTCGGCGCCGTCGAGAAGCAGCTCACCGCCGCGCAGCGGGCCTCCGACCCGCTCGCCGAGGGCATGGGCGTCTCCACGCTGTCGTGGGTCCTGCTACGGCAGGGCAGATGGGAGCAGGCGCAGGCCGTCGCCGAGAAGAAAGCCGACGATCTGGAACCGTCGTTCCGTCGCGGCTCTGCTGAGCATCTGGCGGTCTACGGCAACCTGTTGGTGGCCGCGGCCACGCCGGCCGCGCGACGCGACCAGCACGACGAGGCGCTGCACCTACTGACTACCGCCGAGTCTGCGGCCATCCGATCGGGGAGCGTCCGCGCCTACGGCAGCGCCTTCTCCGTCGCCGATGTCCGCACCCAGAAGGTCAACATTGCTTTGGCCGGGACGGAGAGCCATCCCGAGAAGGCCCTCCGCATGGCCCGAGAGGTCGACCTCGACAGCATCAGCCGCCCGGTCCACTCCGCCTCGCATCGCGTCGACGTTGCCCAGGCCAAGTATCAGACAGGCGACCATGAGGGCGCCCTCTCCACCCTGCTGGAGGTGGAGGAGGACCAGCCAGAGTGGATCAAGTTCCAGACGCTGGCCGCCGCCACCGTCGCCGAGATGCTGGAAGCAGAGCGGCGCCGCAACGCTCGCTTGCGCGGCCTCGCTTCACGGCTCGGCGTCGACCCGACGCTGTAG
- a CDS encoding N-acetylmuramoyl-L-alanine amidase, translated as MAPPLAPATFLAVLRDEGVTVVEVGDWRDHNRNHMGKWGPVHGVMIHHTVTSGSARTVAICRDGHPSLPGPLCHGVITKDGRVHLVGYGRANHAGLGDDDVLQAVIAERKLPPDNEANTDGNRHFYGFECENLGDGKDPWPEKQLLAIELVATALCRKHGWTAASVIRHLDWQPGKVDPRGVDWTAMQARITKRLKSKPGTGTSTYEVRKGDTLSTIAKAKLGDAKRWSEIAKLNGIPAPYVIRVDQRLKLPKK; from the coding sequence ATGGCCCCACCGCTGGCCCCCGCCACGTTCCTCGCCGTCCTCCGCGACGAGGGTGTGACCGTCGTCGAGGTCGGCGACTGGCGGGACCACAACCGCAACCACATGGGCAAGTGGGGTCCCGTCCACGGCGTGATGATCCACCACACCGTGACGAGCGGCAGCGCGAGAACCGTGGCCATCTGCCGCGACGGGCACCCCTCCCTGCCCGGCCCGCTGTGCCACGGCGTCATCACCAAGGACGGCCGCGTCCACCTCGTCGGCTACGGCCGCGCCAACCACGCGGGCCTCGGCGACGACGACGTGCTGCAGGCGGTCATCGCCGAGCGGAAGCTGCCGCCGGACAACGAGGCGAACACCGACGGCAACCGGCACTTCTACGGCTTCGAGTGCGAGAACCTCGGCGACGGCAAGGACCCGTGGCCCGAGAAGCAGCTGCTCGCCATCGAGCTGGTGGCCACCGCGCTGTGCCGCAAGCACGGGTGGACGGCCGCCTCTGTGATCCGCCACCTCGACTGGCAGCCCGGCAAGGTCGACCCGCGCGGCGTCGACTGGACGGCGATGCAGGCCCGCATCACCAAGCGCCTCAAGTCCAAGCCGGGCACCGGCACCAGCACGTACGAGGTGCGCAAGGGCGACACCCTCTCAACGATCGCCAAGGCCAAGCTCGGCGACGCCAAGCGCTGGTCCGAGATCGCCAAGCTCAACGGCATCCCTGCCCCCTATGTCATCCGCGTCGACCAGCGGCTCAAGCTACCCAAGAAGTGA
- a CDS encoding carbohydrate binding domain-containing protein codes for MARAVVEAAFGSTMSTPSPTWTEITEYADNVGAAISITRGASDELQDISAGTCSLTLDNSDGRFTSGLASGAYYPNIRKNVPLRVRVVSCDRNLVTNPDFEAGLTDWSKTASPSWTVDATRAKRGTQSVRMTWGAPTGQSLYTQLYGLDIGMRYTVSAYVWVAAGAPAMECRVEGVAVGAASTLTDTWQRISLTFTATATQHRLALQQVGTPTVGTQCWVDAVQVWEGAAALPLNHLANGDFETSVANWASSGSPSVARSTVRAQRGTGSMLVTWAGVDNQSVTCDSMVGMIVGQQYTFSAWVWVPAGHTAVRLTVAGGNLGPPSTLVDQWERISITWTATATSHQVRIRHSTIPSAGHMSWMDAAQVEEGSTPTTYSPLEGAQLHARFFGMVNDWPTKWKGLYSTASIVCTDTFKTLARQESLQPMLVEEVLLDRPAVYYPLGEAAESTTAGDLSGSPEVGTLSIVQAGSGGTLTFGDGQGPAGAGDMPTPTFTPSGISAGKYLTANLGQGFQDANVLFRARTECWFSTSQDGRVLMALTSLSHDVRLIISLESGTGKAKIEHMADGIASPAIVIATPNLADGQLHHIHYHELNQQLYVDGVLYSAVTSTAVDLRLLYVGGYAGTRLWSGTISHLAVYLRAITSAEIIPHYTTGSTQHIGESAAVRLARIASYVPVPVTTQGSIFDGMAAQSALGNSPLSHLKEIETTESGKLLADRGTAGLIYQARDVRYNQVSAVSLAFADLETTDLEVADDDQKMVNTITASRPGGATQRVVDQAARDTYGPYEKPLDLLKSSDLKVLDAANWLISRYADPPTEIRQVPVDGYTLPLATYRALLAADVSTALTLTGLPEQAPAPTASLTAEGYTETITRGRHLLDFHTSRAQTDTVWVLDDPVYSVLGSTTRLAY; via the coding sequence ATGGCACGAGCGGTGGTCGAGGCGGCGTTCGGGTCGACGATGAGCACGCCGTCCCCGACGTGGACGGAGATCACCGAGTACGCCGACAACGTCGGCGCCGCGATCAGCATCACCCGCGGGGCGTCCGACGAGCTGCAGGACATCTCGGCCGGGACCTGCAGCTTGACCCTCGACAACTCGGACGGGCGGTTCACGTCCGGGCTGGCGTCGGGCGCCTACTACCCCAACATCAGGAAGAACGTCCCGCTCCGCGTCCGCGTCGTGAGCTGCGACCGGAACCTGGTCACCAACCCTGATTTCGAGGCGGGGCTCACCGACTGGTCCAAGACGGCCTCGCCGTCGTGGACGGTGGACGCTACCCGTGCCAAGCGGGGCACGCAGTCGGTGCGTATGACGTGGGGCGCCCCGACCGGGCAGTCCCTGTACACGCAGCTCTACGGTCTCGACATCGGCATGCGGTACACCGTCAGCGCCTACGTGTGGGTCGCGGCGGGCGCCCCGGCCATGGAGTGCCGCGTCGAGGGCGTAGCGGTCGGGGCGGCATCCACCCTCACCGATACCTGGCAGCGCATCAGCCTGACGTTCACCGCGACGGCCACGCAGCACCGGCTGGCACTCCAGCAGGTGGGCACGCCCACCGTCGGCACCCAGTGCTGGGTCGATGCCGTGCAGGTGTGGGAGGGCGCCGCCGCCCTGCCCCTGAACCACCTCGCCAACGGCGACTTCGAGACCAGCGTCGCCAACTGGGCGTCCTCGGGCAGTCCGTCGGTGGCACGGTCGACGGTGCGGGCGCAGCGCGGTACCGGCTCGATGCTCGTCACGTGGGCCGGGGTCGATAACCAGTCGGTGACCTGCGACTCCATGGTGGGCATGATCGTGGGCCAGCAGTACACCTTCTCCGCTTGGGTGTGGGTGCCCGCCGGGCACACCGCGGTCCGCCTCACGGTGGCCGGCGGAAACCTCGGCCCGCCCTCGACTCTGGTCGATCAGTGGGAGCGCATCTCCATCACGTGGACGGCGACCGCGACCAGCCACCAGGTCCGCATCCGCCACAGCACCATCCCGTCCGCTGGGCACATGTCCTGGATGGACGCCGCGCAGGTCGAGGAGGGATCCACGCCGACGACGTACAGTCCGCTCGAGGGCGCGCAGCTGCACGCGCGGTTCTTCGGGATGGTCAACGACTGGCCGACCAAGTGGAAGGGCCTCTACTCGACGGCCTCCATCGTGTGCACCGACACCTTCAAGACCCTCGCCCGCCAGGAGTCCTTGCAGCCGATGCTCGTCGAGGAGGTGCTCCTCGACCGGCCCGCCGTCTACTACCCGCTCGGCGAGGCCGCCGAGTCGACGACCGCGGGGGACCTGTCCGGCTCCCCCGAGGTGGGCACTCTGTCGATCGTGCAGGCGGGCAGCGGCGGCACCCTCACCTTCGGCGACGGCCAAGGCCCCGCCGGTGCGGGCGACATGCCCACGCCCACCTTCACGCCGTCCGGCATCTCGGCGGGCAAGTACCTGACGGCCAACCTGGGACAGGGATTCCAGGACGCCAACGTGCTCTTCCGCGCCCGCACCGAATGCTGGTTCTCCACCAGCCAGGACGGCCGGGTGCTTATGGCGCTGACCTCGCTGTCCCACGATGTGCGGCTGATCATCTCGCTGGAGTCGGGCACCGGCAAGGCCAAGATCGAGCACATGGCGGACGGCATCGCGTCGCCCGCCATCGTCATCGCCACCCCGAACCTCGCCGACGGCCAGCTGCACCACATCCACTACCACGAGCTGAATCAGCAGCTCTACGTCGACGGCGTCCTCTACAGCGCTGTCACATCCACCGCGGTAGACCTGCGCCTGCTGTACGTCGGCGGCTACGCGGGCACCCGCCTGTGGTCCGGGACGATCTCGCACCTCGCTGTGTACCTGCGGGCCATCACCTCGGCCGAGATCATCCCGCACTACACGACCGGCAGTACCCAGCACATCGGGGAGAGCGCGGCCGTGCGGCTGGCCCGCATCGCGTCCTACGTGCCGGTGCCCGTCACGACCCAGGGCAGCATCTTCGACGGGATGGCCGCGCAGTCCGCGCTCGGCAACTCGCCGCTCTCGCACCTGAAAGAGATCGAGACCACGGAGTCCGGCAAGCTGCTCGCCGACCGCGGTACGGCCGGGCTGATCTACCAGGCCCGCGACGTCCGCTACAACCAAGTCAGCGCCGTCAGCCTGGCGTTCGCGGACCTGGAGACCACCGACCTCGAGGTGGCGGACGACGACCAGAAGATGGTCAACACCATCACCGCGTCCCGGCCGGGCGGGGCTACGCAGCGCGTCGTCGACCAGGCGGCGCGCGACACCTACGGCCCCTACGAGAAGCCGCTGGACCTGCTCAAGTCCTCAGACCTGAAAGTCCTGGACGCGGCGAACTGGCTGATCTCCCGCTACGCGGATCCGCCCACCGAGATCCGGCAGGTGCCCGTCGACGGGTACACGCTGCCGCTGGCCACCTACAGGGCGCTGCTCGCCGCCGACGTGTCCACCGCGCTGACCCTGACCGGGCTGCCCGAGCAGGCGCCGGCACCGACCGCCTCACTCACCGCCGAGGGCTACACCGAGACGATCACCCGCGGCAGGCACCTGCTCGACTTCCACACCTCGCGCGCGCAGACCGACACCGTCTGGGTCCTCGACGACCCCGTCTATTCGGTGCTCGGTTCCACCACCCGCCTCGCTTACTAG
- a CDS encoding phage tail tube protein produces MAIGSGLGAQMGIAPEVTYGTYVAPTKFIEFTKESLVLKKTTAQSAGIAAGRLIALSSRRVLTRREASGSIEFEVTNKSMGVLLQALMGTSVTPVQQAATAAYLQTHTLADTAGKSLTIQKGVPLTTGTVTRKNFLGCKVTSGEFSCEVGGMLTGSFEIDGKDVEESSALAAASYSAMSPFHFGQMAVKTGAYGTETALDGIRKVSCKIERPQETERFYAGQSGLKKEPISNDQVKVSGTLESDYVATMLDDLHTSDGATSLVWEFVGPLIAATHYQTFRVVLPAIHLDEGPPVVDGFGVVKPSFNYVGLFDGTNPFKIEYMSTDITL; encoded by the coding sequence ATGGCGATCGGTTCCGGTCTCGGCGCACAGATGGGCATTGCGCCCGAGGTGACGTATGGCACCTACGTGGCGCCGACGAAGTTCATCGAGTTCACCAAGGAATCGCTGGTCCTCAAGAAGACCACGGCGCAGTCCGCGGGCATCGCGGCCGGCCGCCTGATCGCATTGTCCTCGCGGCGCGTGCTGACCCGGCGGGAGGCCTCGGGGAGCATCGAATTCGAGGTCACCAACAAGTCCATGGGCGTGCTGCTGCAGGCGCTGATGGGCACGTCGGTGACCCCGGTGCAGCAGGCGGCGACGGCAGCGTACCTGCAGACGCACACTCTGGCGGATACGGCGGGCAAGAGCCTGACGATCCAGAAGGGTGTTCCGCTCACGACGGGCACGGTGACCCGGAAGAACTTTCTGGGCTGCAAGGTCACCAGCGGTGAGTTTTCGTGCGAGGTGGGCGGCATGCTCACCGGCAGTTTCGAGATCGACGGCAAGGACGTCGAGGAGAGCTCGGCGCTCGCGGCGGCGTCCTACTCGGCGATGTCGCCGTTCCACTTCGGGCAGATGGCGGTGAAGACCGGCGCCTACGGCACAGAGACGGCGCTGGACGGGATCCGCAAGGTGTCCTGCAAGATCGAACGGCCGCAGGAGACCGAGCGTTTCTACGCCGGGCAGTCGGGGTTGAAGAAGGAGCCGATCAGCAACGACCAGGTGAAGGTGAGCGGCACCCTGGAGTCGGACTACGTCGCGACGATGCTGGATGACCTGCACACCTCCGACGGCGCGACCAGCCTCGTCTGGGAATTCGTCGGCCCGCTGATCGCCGCCACCCACTACCAGACGTTCCGGGTCGTCCTGCCTGCGATCCACCTCGACGAGGGCCCCCCGGTCGTCGACGGCTTCGGCGTGGTCAAGCCGAGTTTCAACTACGTCGGATTGTTCGACGGCACGAACCCGTTCAAGATCGAGTACATGTCGACCGACATCACGCTGTGA
- a CDS encoding head-tail connector protein yields the protein MALLTLAEAKAQLDIDGTGDDAELGVYVEALTAAIERHVGPVETREFTETIEGRSASLCLSHVPAVALVSVAPAVEAGDALDLDALVLDGTPGIVRYRGGSFAGTLWLVTYTAGRGTVPPTINLAARILLQHLWRTQYGASRGLASVGGGDDWSVTEPTPGWGYAIPNRVLQLLEPYKVPPGVA from the coding sequence ATGGCGCTGCTCACCCTCGCCGAAGCCAAGGCCCAGCTCGACATCGACGGCACCGGCGACGACGCGGAGCTGGGCGTGTACGTCGAGGCGCTCACCGCGGCGATCGAACGGCACGTGGGCCCCGTCGAGACGCGGGAGTTCACCGAGACGATCGAGGGCCGCAGCGCCTCTCTGTGCCTGTCCCACGTTCCGGCCGTGGCCCTGGTGTCCGTGGCCCCGGCCGTCGAGGCGGGCGACGCCCTGGACCTGGATGCGCTGGTCCTGGACGGCACGCCCGGCATCGTTCGCTACCGGGGTGGCTCGTTCGCCGGGACGCTGTGGCTGGTCACCTATACGGCTGGCCGCGGCACCGTACCGCCCACCATCAACCTCGCCGCCCGGATCCTGCTGCAGCACCTGTGGCGCACCCAGTACGGGGCGTCGCGTGGTCTGGCCAGCGTCGGGGGCGGGGACGACTGGAGCGTGACCGAGCCGACGCCCGGCTGGGGATACGCGATTCCCAACCGCGTGCTGCAGCTGCTGGAGCCGTACAAGGTTCCGCCGGGGGTGGCTTAG
- a CDS encoding phage major capsid protein, with amino-acid sequence MSSHIKALQERRANIWEQTKALLDAAEADKRDLTAEEESSYQALNGDLDKIDARVKDLTEAEQRTKDAEAAFAGLLSKPQEQERKTETDSELRRWARGEQRGIDIAKPDGVAFRDLVKSSATAGGNTVPTTFYGQLMAHLIEVSGVMMAGPTVLNTSSGETIEIPVTTAHSSAALTAEAGTLTESDPAFAKRALGAYKYGVLLQASSELLTDTGVDLEGYLAMQAGRALGNAFGAHAITGDGSSKPTGVITSASAGVTGGTAVVGAFTADNLIDLYYSVIAPYRNSTSCGWLMRDSSLGAARKLKDGQGQYLWQPSIQVGAPDTLLGKPVNTDPNVAAPALSAKSVAFGDFSQYFVRLAGGVRFERSDDYAFNSDLVTFRAIIRADGLLIDQTGAVKVFTGGAS; translated from the coding sequence GTGAGTTCACACATCAAGGCGCTGCAGGAGCGCCGCGCGAACATCTGGGAGCAGACCAAGGCGCTCCTGGATGCGGCCGAGGCCGACAAGCGCGACCTGACCGCCGAGGAGGAGTCCAGCTATCAGGCGCTGAACGGGGACCTCGACAAGATCGATGCCCGCGTGAAGGACCTGACCGAGGCCGAGCAGCGCACCAAGGACGCCGAGGCGGCGTTCGCCGGTCTGCTGTCCAAGCCGCAGGAGCAGGAGCGCAAGACCGAGACGGACTCGGAACTGCGGCGCTGGGCGCGCGGCGAGCAGCGCGGCATCGACATCGCCAAGCCGGACGGCGTCGCCTTCCGTGACCTCGTCAAGAGCTCGGCGACCGCGGGCGGCAACACCGTCCCGACCACGTTCTACGGCCAGCTGATGGCGCACCTCATCGAGGTGTCCGGCGTGATGATGGCCGGGCCGACCGTCCTCAACACCTCGTCCGGCGAGACCATCGAGATCCCGGTGACCACCGCGCACTCCAGCGCCGCGCTCACCGCCGAGGCCGGAACGCTGACCGAGTCGGACCCGGCGTTCGCCAAGCGCGCCCTGGGCGCCTACAAGTACGGCGTCCTGCTGCAGGCGTCCAGCGAGCTGCTCACCGACACCGGCGTCGACCTCGAGGGCTACCTCGCCATGCAGGCCGGCCGCGCGCTGGGTAACGCGTTCGGCGCTCACGCCATCACCGGCGACGGCTCGTCCAAGCCGACCGGCGTCATCACCTCGGCATCGGCCGGCGTGACCGGCGGCACCGCGGTGGTCGGCGCGTTCACGGCGGACAACCTCATCGACCTCTACTACTCGGTGATCGCCCCTTACCGGAACAGCACCTCGTGCGGCTGGCTGATGCGGGACTCCAGCCTCGGCGCGGCCCGCAAGCTCAAGGACGGCCAGGGCCAGTACCTGTGGCAGCCCTCCATCCAGGTCGGCGCCCCGGACACCCTGCTCGGCAAGCCGGTCAACACAGACCCGAACGTCGCCGCCCCGGCGCTGTCCGCGAAGTCGGTGGCCTTCGGTGACTTCTCGCAGTACTTCGTCCGCCTGGCGGGCGGGGTGCGCTTCGAGCGCTCCGACGACTACGCGTTCAACTCCGACCTGGTGACCTTCCGGGCGATCATCCGCGCGGACGGTCTGCTCATCGACCAGACCGGCGCGGTGAAGGTCTTCACCGGCGGGGCGTCCTGA
- a CDS encoding HK97 family phage prohead protease, whose amino-acid sequence MNDSERRFTRGLVEVRAAGDSRTIGGYAAKFNTLSRNLGGFVERIDPGFFAKSEGDGWPRVMARYNHDNMALLGTSRAGTLRLQTDGTGLDYSVDVPAARGDVYELVQRGDIAESSFAFYTFEDDWAMTDDGFPVRTLLSGQLVDVAPVNDPAYLDTSTGLRSLAEKAGADLAEVRAAAEADELKRFLAKPNTTVVIDLDGTAAADAVRSVMSKTKPPSGQGDTHPVMAVRQRRAELMKRRTF is encoded by the coding sequence GTGAACGACAGTGAACGTCGCTTCACGCGCGGCCTCGTGGAGGTCCGGGCGGCCGGCGACAGCAGGACGATCGGCGGGTACGCGGCGAAGTTCAACACGCTGAGCAGGAACCTCGGCGGGTTCGTCGAGCGCATCGATCCGGGGTTCTTCGCCAAGAGCGAGGGTGACGGATGGCCGCGCGTGATGGCCCGCTACAACCACGACAACATGGCGCTGCTGGGCACGTCCCGTGCGGGCACGCTGCGGCTGCAGACGGACGGCACCGGCCTGGACTACAGCGTCGACGTACCGGCAGCGCGCGGCGACGTGTACGAGCTGGTGCAGCGCGGTGACATCGCCGAGTCGTCGTTCGCGTTCTACACGTTCGAAGACGACTGGGCGATGACCGACGACGGGTTCCCGGTGCGGACCCTGCTGTCCGGGCAGCTGGTCGACGTCGCCCCGGTAAACGATCCGGCCTACCTGGACACGTCCACCGGGCTGCGCTCGCTGGCGGAGAAGGCCGGCGCCGACCTCGCCGAGGTGCGGGCCGCGGCCGAGGCGGACGAGCTGAAGCGGTTCCTGGCCAAGCCGAACACAACCGTCGTCATCGACCTGGACGGCACGGCCGCGGCCGACGCCGTCCGCTCGGTGATGTCCAAGACCAAGCCGCCGAGCGGGCAGGGCGACACCCACCCGGTCATGGCGGTACGGCAGCGGCGCGCCGAGCTCATGAAGCGCCGCACCTTCTGA